The Geomonas ferrireducens genome includes a window with the following:
- the ftsH gene encoding ATP-dependent zinc metalloprotease FtsH, with protein MGSTRNKRLILVMLSLGILTLAGYGIYAWQSHGDRSKQISYTAFMQKVNAGSIARASIEGEEITADAKSGEKYRLFVPAGANLPDLLIAKKVDLTSTPASGGPKWFEIGFFIAIAVFLIVVLRRFTGMGRSRARMIDYAESGTRFSDVAGADEAKVELLDTVEFLKDPKKFSLLGGKMPTGVLLVGPPGTGKTLIARAVAGEADVPFFSISGSEFVEMYVGVGASRVRDLFAQAKKAAPCIVFIDEIDAVGRKRDAAVGGGASDERDQTLNQLLVEMDGFEVNSGIVVLAATNRPEILDAALLRSGRFDRQVTVGSPDIRGREAILKVHAKNVPLHEEVDLMVIARGTPGFSGADLANVVNEAAIMAARSNKEQVEMIDFDLAKDKVLMGAEKKSMVLSDKSKLSTAYHEAGHVLVAKLTPGCDPVHKVTIIPRGRAMGVTVQIPEDDIYCYTKEMLVAHLKVLMGGRAAEELIYSTTTTGAGNDLARATDTARKMVCEWGMSRAFGPVAFGHNESAEPGAKKGFSDVTALEIDNEIRSIVTGCYSDVMALLMENMDVLERLSRELFAKETMDSAEIDAILGLPEVEDDAGMAAA; from the coding sequence ATGGGAAGCACTAGAAACAAGAGGCTCATATTGGTGATGTTGTCGCTTGGCATTCTAACCTTAGCCGGCTACGGCATCTATGCCTGGCAGTCACACGGTGACAGAAGTAAACAGATCAGTTACACCGCCTTCATGCAGAAGGTGAACGCAGGCAGTATCGCAAGAGCCAGCATCGAGGGCGAAGAGATTACCGCCGACGCTAAAAGCGGTGAGAAGTACCGGCTATTTGTTCCGGCAGGAGCCAACTTGCCTGACCTGCTCATCGCGAAGAAGGTAGATCTTACGTCAACCCCTGCCTCAGGCGGACCGAAATGGTTCGAAATCGGTTTTTTCATCGCCATCGCCGTCTTCCTAATCGTTGTACTGAGACGCTTTACCGGCATGGGGAGAAGCCGCGCCAGGATGATCGACTATGCCGAGTCTGGGACGCGCTTTTCCGACGTGGCGGGTGCCGATGAGGCCAAGGTCGAGCTCCTGGACACGGTTGAATTCCTCAAGGACCCGAAGAAGTTCTCCCTGCTGGGTGGCAAAATGCCTACCGGTGTCCTGCTTGTCGGCCCTCCGGGCACTGGCAAGACTCTCATCGCCCGCGCCGTCGCAGGGGAGGCGGACGTTCCCTTTTTCTCCATTTCCGGCTCCGAGTTCGTCGAGATGTACGTCGGCGTGGGGGCCTCCCGCGTTAGGGATCTCTTTGCCCAGGCCAAAAAGGCGGCGCCCTGCATCGTCTTCATCGACGAGATCGACGCCGTCGGTCGCAAGCGCGATGCTGCGGTGGGTGGTGGGGCAAGCGACGAGCGCGACCAGACCCTGAACCAGCTCCTCGTGGAGATGGACGGGTTTGAGGTCAATTCCGGCATCGTGGTGTTGGCCGCGACGAACCGACCGGAAATCCTCGACGCCGCACTGCTGCGCTCCGGCCGCTTCGACCGTCAGGTGACCGTGGGGTCCCCGGACATCAGGGGACGCGAGGCGATCCTGAAGGTGCACGCGAAGAACGTCCCGCTGCACGAAGAAGTCGACCTGATGGTGATCGCTCGGGGAACCCCCGGCTTTTCGGGTGCGGACCTCGCCAACGTCGTGAACGAGGCGGCCATTATGGCAGCCCGCTCAAACAAGGAGCAGGTCGAGATGATCGACTTCGACCTTGCTAAGGACAAAGTCCTAATGGGGGCCGAGAAAAAGTCGATGGTTCTGTCGGACAAGTCGAAGCTTTCCACGGCGTACCACGAGGCCGGGCACGTGCTGGTTGCGAAGCTCACCCCCGGCTGCGATCCGGTGCACAAGGTAACCATCATCCCGCGGGGTCGCGCCATGGGGGTGACGGTTCAGATCCCCGAGGACGACATCTACTGCTACACCAAAGAGATGCTGGTGGCCCATCTGAAGGTGCTTATGGGCGGACGCGCCGCGGAGGAGTTGATCTACAGCACGACCACCACCGGCGCGGGGAACGACCTGGCCAGGGCGACCGACACCGCGCGCAAGATGGTCTGCGAGTGGGGGATGTCGCGGGCCTTCGGTCCGGTGGCTTTCGGGCATAACGAAAGCGCAGAGCCGGGAGCAAAGAAAGGTTTCAGCGACGTCACCGCCCTCGAGATCGACAACGAGATCCGTTCCATCGTCACCGGCTGCTACTCCGATGTGATGGCCCTCTTGATGGAGAACATGGACGTCCTTGAGCGATTGTCCAGGGAACTGTTCGCGAAGGAAACGATGGATTCCGCAGAGATCGACGCCATTCTAGGATTGCCTGAGGTGGAGGATGATGCAGGCATGGCAGCCGCATGA
- a CDS encoding NAD(P)-dependent oxidoreductase, which produces MLKKIGFVGLGTVGVHMAANLAKSDYQLTVFDQDANAMAELAKLGVKVGDSPAATAKGQDLVIVIVPESKFLVFGENGVLDGIDPGTILVDMGTHCLETIERMAEEAKKRRVMFLEAPVWGSKEHAANGLLTILAGGDEALLGRCREPFSYFGLNIIHIGKIGDATRMKLIVNLLQAEMMQSLSEGLVFGEKMGFKPDKILEVLDSGGVASPLFHSKGRSIARGDFSRNLALKYVHSQMLRVLEMADKLELDLPAAKTVAGIYEQAVNDGRGEEDFSAIVKLLRR; this is translated from the coding sequence ATGCTTAAGAAGATAGGTTTTGTGGGTCTGGGCACCGTCGGTGTTCACATGGCAGCCAATCTTGCCAAGTCGGACTACCAGTTAACGGTGTTTGACCAGGACGCCAATGCCATGGCCGAACTGGCGAAACTGGGAGTGAAAGTCGGCGATTCCCCTGCTGCCACCGCCAAGGGGCAGGACCTGGTCATCGTCATCGTTCCTGAGAGCAAGTTCCTGGTTTTCGGCGAGAACGGGGTGCTGGACGGCATCGATCCCGGCACGATCCTCGTCGACATGGGCACCCACTGCCTGGAGACCATAGAGCGTATGGCCGAGGAGGCCAAGAAGCGCCGCGTCATGTTCCTCGAGGCGCCGGTTTGGGGGAGCAAGGAGCACGCCGCCAACGGTCTGCTCACCATCCTGGCCGGAGGAGACGAGGCGCTCCTCGGGCGCTGCCGCGAGCCGTTCTCTTACTTCGGGCTCAACATCATTCACATCGGGAAGATCGGTGACGCCACCCGGATGAAGCTGATCGTGAACCTGCTGCAGGCCGAGATGATGCAGTCTCTCTCCGAGGGACTCGTCTTCGGCGAGAAGATGGGGTTCAAGCCGGACAAGATCCTCGAGGTGCTAGACTCCGGCGGGGTCGCCTCGCCGCTGTTCCACTCCAAGGGACGCTCCATCGCGCGCGGCGATTTCAGCCGCAACCTCGCCCTCAAGTACGTGCACTCCCAGATGCTGCGCGTGCTCGAGATGGCCGACAAGCTCGAGCTCGACCTTCCGGCGGCGAAGACCGTCGCCGGGATCTACGAGCAGGCCGTCAATGACGGCAGGGGTGAGGAAGATTTCTCCGCCATCGTGAAGCTGCTGCGCAGGTAG
- a CDS encoding endonuclease III domain-containing protein: MRDEQIHEAIAILNEAVKAWVSPAVTIVATQGRDPFKVLVSCILSLRTRDQTTAEASSRLFALADTPQMMVHLTVAEIEQAIYPVGFYRVKAEQILAISKTLCDLYQGVVPDDLETLLTFKGVGRKTANLVITLGFGKPGICVDIHVHRICNRWGYVKTNTPEQTEFALRKKLPDQYWIIINDLLVTFGQNLCTPVSPRCSTCPLYQLCDRVGVSKSR; this comes from the coding sequence ATGCGTGACGAGCAGATCCACGAGGCCATAGCGATACTGAACGAGGCGGTCAAGGCCTGGGTCAGTCCTGCCGTGACCATCGTGGCTACCCAGGGGCGCGATCCCTTCAAGGTGCTCGTCTCCTGTATCCTTTCCCTGAGGACCCGTGACCAGACAACGGCCGAGGCATCCTCGCGGCTCTTCGCTCTGGCCGATACGCCACAAATGATGGTGCATCTGACCGTCGCAGAGATCGAGCAGGCGATCTACCCGGTCGGTTTCTACCGGGTGAAAGCGGAACAGATACTCGCCATCTCTAAAACACTCTGCGATCTGTACCAGGGTGTGGTACCCGATGACCTGGAAACGCTGCTCACCTTCAAGGGAGTGGGGCGTAAGACCGCTAACCTGGTAATCACTTTGGGCTTTGGCAAGCCCGGCATCTGTGTGGACATTCACGTGCACCGCATCTGCAACCGCTGGGGGTACGTGAAAACAAACACGCCGGAGCAGACCGAATTCGCCCTGAGAAAGAAGCTGCCTGACCAATATTGGATCATAATCAACGATCTTTTGGTCACTTTCGGGCAGAACCTGTGCACCCCGGTCTCACCGCGCTGTTCCACCTGTCCGCTGTACCAGTTGTGCGACAGGGTGGGTGTCAGTAAATCAAGATAA
- a CDS encoding PHP domain-containing protein has translation MNDLVDLHLHSTYSDGVRTPAELVAMAKGLGLKAIALADHDTVEGIDEALAAGAAAGIEVLPALEFSVAYGSFKDVHLLGYLLDHRDRQLQEILQEFRDRREARGDAIVNRINEKLATEGRKPISSAEAAALAGGALGRPHIAQVLMHKGYVRDMQDAFVRYLLPCDVPKRYFPMEEALATVQRLGGIAILAHPTTITNDRDTLSRIIDELSAMGLSGVEAFNNVCSEQESWFLRSYAEKKGLIWTGGSDYHGIEEGISMGTGRGTMAIPYHCVTELRRMKEERV, from the coding sequence ATGAACGATCTGGTAGACCTTCACCTTCACTCAACTTACTCCGACGGCGTGCGCACCCCTGCCGAACTGGTGGCCATGGCCAAGGGACTTGGCCTTAAGGCGATCGCACTCGCCGACCACGACACCGTGGAGGGCATCGACGAGGCGCTCGCCGCCGGCGCCGCCGCGGGGATAGAAGTGCTCCCCGCGCTGGAATTCTCCGTCGCCTACGGCTCCTTCAAGGACGTCCACCTTCTGGGCTACCTGCTCGACCATCGCGACCGGCAACTCCAGGAGATCCTGCAGGAGTTCAGGGACCGCAGGGAGGCGCGCGGCGACGCCATCGTCAACAGGATCAACGAGAAGCTCGCTACCGAAGGTAGAAAACCCATCTCGAGCGCCGAAGCCGCCGCTCTCGCCGGTGGCGCGCTGGGGCGCCCGCACATAGCGCAGGTGCTGATGCACAAGGGGTACGTGCGCGACATGCAGGACGCCTTCGTGCGTTATCTCCTTCCCTGCGACGTCCCGAAGCGCTACTTCCCGATGGAGGAGGCGCTCGCTACGGTCCAGCGTCTGGGCGGCATCGCCATCCTGGCGCATCCCACCACGATAACCAACGACCGCGACACCCTCTCCCGTATCATCGACGAACTGAGCGCAATGGGGCTTTCCGGCGTGGAAGCCTTCAACAACGTCTGCAGCGAGCAGGAAAGCTGGTTTTTACGGAGTTATGCCGAGAAGAAAGGGCTGATCTGGACCGGCGGGTCCGATTACCACGGCATCGAGGAAGGGATCAGCATGGGTACCGGCCGCGGCACGATGGCGATCCCGTACCACTGCGTCACCGAACTCAGGCGCATGAAAGAAGAAAGGGTTTAG
- a CDS encoding cytidylate kinase family protein has product MAIITISREMGTGAYAIAKELAKKLKYTLVDRVKIEELAPSYGLTPEILERVDEKPPSYRTAEDRLQAAHLATMELILLDCAKKGNVILYGRGAQDLIKGLTNVLKVRFVAPFEDRVEKFAEREWIDPDLARELIRRSDHQLGGFIHFYFDRDWNDPLAYDLLFNTKVCSPHAMIESVIAASKDARLKEGEEESMALLDDLILAKKVEAELLKSSLARALKFCISCEDGVVTIAGHVQAEEEIEEAVKLAMSVKGVVDVESELDVLSYKPMKD; this is encoded by the coding sequence ATGGCAATCATCACAATATCCAGGGAGATGGGTACCGGCGCCTACGCCATCGCGAAGGAACTTGCGAAAAAGCTCAAGTACACCCTCGTTGACCGGGTGAAGATCGAAGAGCTCGCTCCTTCCTATGGGCTGACCCCGGAAATCCTGGAACGGGTGGACGAGAAGCCCCCGTCATACCGTACCGCGGAAGACCGCCTGCAGGCAGCCCACCTTGCCACCATGGAGCTGATCCTTTTGGACTGCGCCAAGAAGGGGAACGTCATCCTTTACGGCAGGGGCGCTCAGGACCTCATCAAGGGACTCACCAACGTGCTCAAGGTACGTTTCGTCGCGCCGTTTGAAGACCGGGTGGAGAAATTCGCGGAAAGGGAGTGGATCGATCCGGACCTGGCCCGTGAGTTGATCCGCAGAAGTGATCACCAGCTCGGCGGTTTCATCCACTTCTATTTCGACCGCGACTGGAACGACCCGCTGGCTTACGACCTTCTTTTCAACACTAAGGTCTGCAGCCCGCACGCCATGATCGAGTCAGTCATCGCCGCTTCCAAGGACGCGCGTCTCAAGGAAGGGGAGGAGGAGTCGATGGCGCTCCTCGATGATCTCATCTTGGCCAAGAAGGTGGAGGCGGAGCTGCTGAAATCGTCGCTTGCCCGCGCCCTGAAGTTCTGCATCAGCTGCGAGGACGGTGTGGTCACCATCGCCGGCCACGTGCAGGCGGAGGAGGAGATCGAGGAGGCCGTCAAGCTGGCCATGTCGGTGAAGGGTGTGGTTGACGTGGAGAGTGAGCTCGATGTGCTGAGCTACAAGCCGATGAAAGACTAG
- the rbr gene encoding rubrerythrin gives MAELKGSKTEKNLMEAFAGESMARNKYTYYAAVAKKEGYEQIAALFLETAENEKEHAKLHFKALSGLGDTVTNLKAAAAGEYAEWVDMYPRMAKEAREEGFTALATMFDGIAAIEKAHQERYKALLAAVEEGTVFKEEAPTSWKCRNCGHIHEGTDAPDICPVCHHPKAHFERLAENY, from the coding sequence ATGGCGGAACTGAAAGGAAGCAAGACCGAGAAGAACCTGATGGAAGCATTCGCCGGCGAGTCGATGGCGCGCAACAAGTACACCTACTACGCGGCAGTGGCCAAGAAGGAAGGGTACGAGCAGATCGCGGCACTGTTTCTCGAAACGGCTGAGAACGAGAAGGAGCACGCGAAACTCCACTTCAAGGCTTTGAGCGGCCTTGGCGACACCGTGACCAACCTGAAGGCAGCGGCGGCGGGCGAGTACGCCGAGTGGGTCGACATGTATCCCCGTATGGCCAAGGAGGCGCGCGAGGAGGGGTTCACCGCGCTGGCGACCATGTTCGACGGCATCGCAGCCATTGAAAAGGCACACCAGGAGCGTTACAAGGCGCTGCTTGCCGCGGTTGAAGAGGGGACCGTCTTCAAGGAAGAGGCCCCGACCAGCTGGAAATGCCGTAACTGCGGCCATATCCACGAGGGGACCGACGCCCCGGACATCTGTCCGGTCTGCCACCACCCGAAGGCGCACTTCGAGCGTCTCGCCGAAAACTACTAG
- a CDS encoding MgtC/SapB family protein, translated as MGPELSIHLLSRLLLASFLGGLIGLEREIHGRPAGFRTHLLVSLGACLFTITSVEMYRVFGNFSGNGPVGVDPGRIAAQVVTGIGFLGAGAIIRERASIRGLTTAACLWVAAALGIACGIGLFWLAISVTLVALVNLLLLKEVERRLTRDTYVLVKVWGEDKGDFLARVYDILSDTGMDNVDAKLQKDLEKGVISIELQVKQARKGASVELLSRLSAIDGVKRVSVD; from the coding sequence TTGGGACCTGAACTGAGCATCCATCTGCTGAGCCGCCTGCTGCTCGCTTCATTCCTTGGTGGGCTGATCGGCCTGGAGCGCGAGATACACGGCCGCCCGGCCGGTTTCCGCACCCACCTGCTCGTCTCGCTTGGGGCATGCCTCTTCACCATCACCTCGGTCGAAATGTACCGCGTCTTTGGAAATTTCAGCGGTAACGGACCGGTCGGTGTCGATCCCGGGCGCATCGCGGCGCAGGTGGTGACCGGCATCGGCTTTCTGGGCGCGGGCGCGATCATCCGCGAGCGCGCCTCGATTCGCGGGCTCACCACCGCGGCCTGTCTATGGGTCGCCGCAGCGCTCGGTATCGCCTGCGGCATCGGTTTATTCTGGCTTGCCATCTCGGTCACTCTCGTGGCGCTCGTCAATCTCCTGCTCTTGAAGGAGGTGGAGAGGAGACTCACCCGCGACACCTACGTGCTGGTGAAGGTGTGGGGGGAGGACAAGGGAGACTTCCTCGCCCGCGTCTACGACATCTTGAGCGATACCGGCATGGACAACGTGGACGCAAAGTTGCAAAAAGACCTCGAAAAGGGGGTCATATCAATAGAACTGCAGGTAAAGCAGGCGAGAAAGGGTGCGTCCGTCGAACTCCTTTCCCGCTTAAGTGCTATCGACGGGGTCAAGAGGGTCAGCGTCGACTGA
- a CDS encoding GTP-binding protein: MALVNQAKREINAKIVFFGPGQAGKGTSLRHIFNKLKPEFRGAMKVMSVQGARMLFFDFTPPGDGNVDGFRVRFHLYTVSGPVVDPAAWKMVLKGADGIVVVADSSPQRLDENRAAMDELASYLKGYGQGLTTVPAVLHLNKNDLSDALPVAELERQLNPSRLLTFSTSGHSGQGVLQGVMALVKSILTGLRAKGADGIASGETLQHMVEGTAAPAAASAQASVEPFAEVPPPAAAPAEAPEAVLELAETADDAPLSLEIAATPLVAEGDQIRVPLTIRSGSREKTVVLTLSLGLSEE, from the coding sequence ATGGCTCTGGTGAACCAGGCAAAACGCGAAATAAACGCCAAGATAGTCTTTTTCGGCCCCGGCCAGGCAGGGAAGGGAACCAGCCTCAGGCACATCTTCAACAAACTGAAACCGGAATTCCGCGGCGCGATGAAGGTTATGAGCGTGCAAGGCGCGCGCATGCTGTTCTTCGACTTCACCCCGCCCGGCGACGGCAACGTGGATGGCTTCCGCGTCCGTTTTCACCTGTACACCGTCTCCGGACCGGTTGTGGATCCGGCCGCATGGAAGATGGTGCTTAAGGGGGCGGATGGCATCGTCGTCGTGGCCGACTCCTCGCCGCAGCGTCTCGATGAGAACCGGGCCGCCATGGACGAACTTGCTTCCTACCTGAAGGGGTACGGACAGGGGTTGACCACCGTTCCGGCCGTTTTGCATCTCAACAAGAACGATCTGTCCGATGCTCTCCCCGTTGCCGAACTGGAGCGCCAGTTGAACCCTTCCCGGCTGCTTACCTTCAGCACCTCCGGCCACAGCGGGCAGGGAGTGCTGCAAGGGGTGATGGCCCTGGTGAAGAGCATCCTGACTGGCCTGCGTGCCAAGGGCGCCGATGGGATCGCAAGCGGCGAAACCCTGCAGCACATGGTGGAAGGTACAGCGGCTCCCGCCGCGGCTTCGGCACAGGCGTCGGTAGAGCCTTTCGCCGAGGTACCCCCTCCCGCCGCAGCACCGGCCGAAGCGCCGGAGGCTGTCTTGGAGCTTGCAGAAACGGCGGACGATGCGCCGCTTTCCCTGGAGATCGCGGCGACCCCGCTCGTTGCCGAAGGTGACCAGATCCGCGTGCCGCTCACCATCCGCAGCGGGTCGCGCGAGAAAACCGTCGTGCTGACCCTTTCGCTTGGACTCTCCGAGGAGTAG
- a CDS encoding SPOR domain-containing protein, whose amino-acid sequence MAKEFFPEEDENVAQKKSSQQRLLLLLLLLIILFAYLYFFTGLIKPRGEEASAPTPPPAPAVVKKPLPPRSTSANATADKPAEAPAGKPAEAGKPAAAPAAAPAKPEAAAKPAAPAAKPEAAAKPAAPAAPAKPAPAKEPKPAAAKEAKPAPAKEAKAAPAKEAKPAAPAKQAKAAPAKETKPAAAKEPKAAAAKEAKPAAKTAAKAKAVKPTVASAKGGFALELDNDLAESEIPSVTNKLKKAGLTRVVTIKSHKGEPMHRLFLADFGNHDEAAEELGRLKGVAPNAFMLKENGRYAVYAGSFMREGKAALEQDRLYDKGVRLVLKKANIPVTVVKVRAGSFPDPTSAERAAAGLKKSGLTAKVVKAGK is encoded by the coding sequence ATGGCGAAAGAATTTTTTCCGGAAGAAGATGAAAACGTAGCACAGAAGAAGAGCTCGCAACAGAGGCTCCTTTTGCTGCTTCTGCTCCTCATCATCCTTTTTGCGTACCTGTACTTCTTTACCGGTCTGATCAAGCCGCGCGGGGAAGAGGCTTCCGCCCCGACACCGCCGCCTGCTCCTGCCGTGGTCAAAAAACCGCTGCCGCCGCGATCCACCTCCGCAAATGCTACGGCGGACAAGCCCGCCGAGGCTCCGGCAGGCAAGCCCGCGGAGGCTGGAAAGCCTGCCGCCGCACCGGCTGCTGCTCCGGCTAAACCGGAGGCGGCTGCTAAGCCTGCCGCTCCTGCGGCAAAACCGGAGGCGGCTGCTAAGCCTGCTGCTCCGGCCGCTCCTGCCAAACCGGCTCCTGCTAAAGAGCCGAAACCTGCTGCTGCTAAGGAAGCGAAGCCGGCTCCGGCCAAGGAAGCGAAGGCCGCTCCGGCTAAGGAAGCTAAGCCCGCCGCTCCCGCCAAGCAGGCAAAAGCCGCTCCTGCCAAGGAGACAAAGCCTGCCGCTGCCAAAGAGCCAAAGGCTGCAGCGGCCAAAGAGGCGAAACCCGCCGCGAAGACAGCGGCAAAGGCCAAAGCTGTCAAGCCCACCGTAGCCTCGGCAAAGGGGGGATTTGCCCTGGAGCTGGACAACGACCTCGCCGAGAGCGAGATCCCGTCGGTGACGAACAAACTGAAGAAGGCGGGTCTCACCCGCGTGGTCACCATCAAATCGCACAAGGGCGAGCCGATGCACCGCCTCTTCCTCGCTGACTTCGGCAACCACGACGAGGCCGCCGAGGAACTGGGGCGCCTGAAGGGCGTAGCCCCGAACGCCTTCATGCTCAAGGAGAACGGCCGGTATGCCGTCTATGCCGGTTCCTTCATGAGGGAAGGGAAGGCCGCCTTAGAGCAGGACCGTCTCTATGACAAAGGGGTTCGCTTGGTGCTGAAGAAGGCCAACATCCCGGTTACCGTGGTCAAGGTCCGCGCCGGCAGCTTCCCCGATCCGACGAGCGCCGAGAGGGCGGCGGCAGGCCTTAAGAAGAGCGGACTCACGGCTAAGGTCGTCAAAGCGGGGAAATAA